The following are encoded in a window of Fusarium verticillioides 7600 chromosome 6, whole genome shotgun sequence genomic DNA:
- a CDS encoding 2-oxoisovalerate dehydrogenase E1 component, beta subunit: MKHRVIHQFKRAHVVSNPSTARLSLALPVGRKCYSTHPPNAKLNLPVDYGTTPLLAHNSQAALSHKELPESIRNGPTKKMNLFQALNDAMGIALAEDESVVIFGEDVAFGGVFRCTMNLAETHGAERVFNTPLTEQGIMGFGIGLAAEGMRPIAEIQFADYVYPAFDQLVNEAAKFRYRDGSCGRSVGGLTVRMPCGGVGHGGLYHSQSPESLFTHIPGLKVIMPRSPAQAKGLLLAAIRSNDPCVFMEPKILYRAAVEQVPVGSYELPLSKAEILKEGKDVTIVSYGQPLYLCQNAIKQAEQDLGISVELIDLRTLYPWDKQTVLQSVRKTGRAMVVHEAMVNAGIGAEVAATIQEDHDTFLRLEAPVARVAGWSIHSPLLYEKFNVPDVARIYDNIKKLLNY, from the exons atgaAGCATCGTGTTATTCACCAATTCAAGAGGGCACACGTCGTCAGCAATCCCTCGACTGCACGACTCTCACTTGCGCTTCCTGTAGGGCGAAAGTGCTACTCGACACACCCGCCGAATGCCAAACTAAATCTGCCTGTCGACTATGGCACAACTCCTCTCCTCGCACATAACTCACAGGCTGCTTTGAGCCACAAGGAGCTGCCTGAAAGCATTCGAAATGGCccgaccaagaagatgaacctGTTTCAGGCCCTCAACGACGCGATGGGAATTGCActggctgaggatgagtcTGTGGTCATTTTTGGAGAGGATGTtgcttttggtggtgttttCAGATGTACTATGAACCTGGCCGAAACCCATGGTGCCGAGAGAGTATTCAATACTCCCCTTACAGAACAGGGTATCATGGGATTCGGCATTGGTCTTGCTGCGGAAGGCATGCGGCCTATTGCTGAGATTCAGTTTGCCGACTACGTCTACCCAGCTTTCGATCAATTAGTCAACGAGGCCGCCAAGTTCAGATATCGTGACGGGTCCTGCGGGCGAAGTGTGGGTGGCTTGACAGTACGAATGCCCTGCGGTGGTGTTGGTCACGGAGGTCTCTACCATTCACAGTCTCCCGAGAGTCTGTTTACACATATTCCTGGACTGAAGGTCATCATGCCAAGGTCGCCagctcaagccaagggtCTCCTCCTGGCCGCAATTCGCAGCAACGATCCCTGCGTGTTTATGGAACCCAAGATCCTGTACCGCGCCGCCGTCGAGCAAGTTCCTGTTGGTTCATACGAACTCCCACTATCAAAGGCCGAGATTCTCAAGGAAGGCAAGGATGTCACTATCGTCTCATACGGTCAACCCCTCTACCTATGCCAAAACGCCATCAAGCAGGCAGAGCAGGACCTAGGCATCTCTGTTGAGTTGATCGATCTTCGGACTCTGTATCCATGGGATAAGCAGACCGTACTCCAGAGTGTTCGCAAGACAGGACGAGCCATGGTTGTCCACGAAGCTATGGTGAATGCAGGCATTGGTGCTGAAGTTGCCGCCACCATTCAAGAAGACCATGATACATTCCTGCGATTAGAGGCACCAGTCGCTCGAGTTGCTGGGTGGAGTATTCACTCGCCTCTGCTATATGAAAAGTTTAATGTTCCTGACGTTGCTA GAATATATGATAATAtcaagaagttgttgaactATTAG
- a CDS encoding F-actin-capping protein subunit alpha, with protein sequence MSDLETVSAFVEGAPPGELADVIADIKSLTLETSPDIISSLGPAFEKYNEEQFVTVKLPGSSQPVIISSHNSLGDGRYYDVESSSSFAFDHTAQKASAVQGHVLEGAQADLVKSTLKSIGPYVDEHFANAAHGVYPIESDSKIAIVIVGNKYSPNNFWNGRWRSLYILDPSSGALEGSLKVDVHYYEDGNVRLLTNKPVSSTISSVNGTSIVKEISTTERKYQEELNKGFVSLSEGAFKGLRRQLPVTRQKIEWDRVTSYRLGQDIGGGSSRR encoded by the exons ATGTCGGATCTAGAGACTGTTTCTGCCTTTGTCGAGGGTGCTCCTCCCGGAGAG CTCGCAGATGTTATCGCAG ATATCAAGTCCCTCACCCTCGAAACCTCCCCCGATATCATTTCCAGCCTCGGTCCCGCATTCGAAAAGTACAATGAGGAGCAGTTTGTTACGGTGAAGCTGCCTGGTAGCAGCCAACCA GTCATTATTAGCTCTCACAACTCGCTTGGAGACGGCCGATACTACGATGTTGAGAGCTCTTCCAGCTTTGCTTTCGACCACACTGCGCAG AAAGCTAGTGCCGTGCAAGGCCATGTTCTGGAAGGAGCTCAAGCGGATCTTGT CAAATCCACCCTCAAAAGTATCGGACCTTACGTTGATGAGCACTTCGCCAATGCTGCGCACGGTGTCTACCCAATCGAGTCGGACTCCAAGATCGCCATCGTTATTGTTGGCAACAAATATAGCCCCAACAACTTCTG GAACGGGCGCTGGCGCTCCCTTTACATTCTTGACCCATCTTCCGGAGCTCTCGAAGGCTCCCTAAAAGTTGACGTACACTATTATGAGGACGGCAACGTTCGTCTGCTCACCAACAAACCCGTTTCCAGCACCATCTCCTCTGTCAACGGCACCAGTATCGTTAAGGAGATCTCGACCACGGAGAGAAAGTACCAGGAGGAGCTGAACAAGGGCTTCGTGAGCCTCAGCGAGGGAGCCTTCAAGGGCTTGCGACGACAGCTTCCTGTGACGAGACAGAAAATTGAGTGGGATCGCGTGACGAGCTACAGGCTGGGTCAAGACATTGGTGGTGG